One Ignavibacteriota bacterium genomic window carries:
- a CDS encoding TraR/DksA C4-type zinc finger protein encodes MATKKSAAKKTTAKPKAKPKASKPVKKKVVKKTAPKKEVKIEIAAPVKKVSHNSKGYGKRDLEFFRGIINEKKKEIFEELETLRDTMMDSMTGEYTSENPTYSTHMEQGTDTMEREKTFLFAAREGKFLNYLEEALKRIDAGVYGKCNVCGKLIEKERLEAVPHAQQCLDCKLNKGK; translated from the coding sequence ATGGCAACAAAAAAATCCGCTGCAAAAAAGACAACAGCAAAACCCAAAGCAAAGCCGAAGGCATCAAAGCCGGTAAAAAAGAAAGTTGTCAAAAAAACAGCGCCAAAGAAAGAAGTAAAAATCGAAATTGCTGCGCCCGTAAAAAAGGTCTCGCATAACTCTAAAGGCTACGGAAAGCGTGACCTCGAATTTTTTCGCGGAATCATTAACGAGAAGAAGAAAGAAATTTTCGAGGAACTGGAAACGCTTCGCGATACCATGATGGACTCGATGACGGGCGAATACACGAGCGAAAACCCGACATACTCCACGCACATGGAACAGGGAACCGATACGATGGAACGGGAAAAAACATTTTTGTTTGCCGCACGCGAAGGAAAATTTCTCAACTATCTCGAAGAAGCATTGAAGAGAATTGATGCAGGCGTCTATGGCAAATGCAATGTCTGCGGAAAACTTATTGAGAAAGAACGACTCGAAGCTGTGCCGCACGCTCAACAGTGTTTGGATTGCAAACTCAACAAAGGAAAATAA
- a CDS encoding co-chaperone GroES, which yields MDYTRKKQIIIVGDRVLILPESDRDRSQHGLYLPPSVKEKEKVHSGYVVKVGPGYAVPNPSFIDQESWSTTPKDPVKYIPLQAEEGDYAIFLRDQSIEVEIDAKKYLIVPQTAILMLFRKDILGELNV from the coding sequence ATGGACTACACAAGAAAAAAACAAATCATCATCGTTGGCGATAGAGTTCTCATCCTCCCAGAAAGCGACCGTGACCGCTCCCAGCATGGACTCTATCTCCCGCCAAGCGTCAAAGAAAAAGAAAAAGTCCATAGTGGATACGTCGTCAAAGTTGGTCCCGGCTACGCCGTTCCCAACCCGTCATTCATTGACCAGGAATCATGGTCAACAACTCCAAAAGACCCCGTAAAATACATTCCGCTGCAAGCCGAAGAAGGCGACTACGCCATCTTCCTCCGCGACCAATCCATCGAAGTCGAAATAGACGCAAAGAAATATCTCATCGTTCCCCAAACAGCAATCCTCATGCTCTTCCGGAAAGATATTCTCGGCGAACTCAACGTCTAA
- a CDS encoding RluA family pseudouridine synthase has product MKNVEIIVPDVRKRERLDVFLTNHVENATRSKVQQAIKEGLVKINGEPVKPSHKISTGEKITFQLPKPPAPDVLPENIPLDILFEDDELLVVNKPAGMVVHPAYGNYSGTLVNALLYHYKNNLSSLNDPTRPGIVHRLDKDTSGLMLVAKNDVAHAKLARQFLNKTIHREYWSIVWGLFSKSHARKQRNTDITGIVETSLGRSKSDRKKIAVTEDGKSAITEYKVIEEFEYLSLIQCKLRTGRTHQIRVHMHHIGHPVFGDPTYGGRKISFGETDNKRKQEVHHLLEILPRQALHAKRISFIHPTSKETMVFESELPIDISSVLKILQSH; this is encoded by the coding sequence ATGAAAAATGTTGAAATCATCGTTCCCGACGTGAGGAAGCGGGAACGGCTTGATGTTTTTCTGACGAATCATGTTGAGAACGCGACACGCTCGAAAGTTCAACAGGCAATAAAAGAGGGCTTGGTGAAAATCAATGGTGAACCCGTCAAACCAAGCCACAAAATTTCAACAGGAGAGAAAATTACATTTCAACTTCCGAAACCTCCCGCGCCCGATGTCCTGCCTGAAAACATTCCTCTCGATATTTTGTTTGAAGATGATGAACTGCTCGTTGTGAATAAACCGGCAGGAATGGTTGTTCATCCCGCGTATGGAAATTATTCGGGAACACTTGTGAACGCGTTACTCTATCACTACAAAAACAATCTTTCCTCATTGAATGACCCGACTCGCCCCGGCATTGTTCATCGTCTCGATAAAGACACATCCGGTTTGATGCTCGTTGCAAAGAATGATGTCGCACACGCAAAACTTGCCCGGCAGTTTCTTAACAAAACAATTCATCGGGAGTATTGGTCAATCGTCTGGGGATTGTTTTCAAAAAGTCATGCACGGAAACAACGGAACACAGACATCACAGGAATTGTCGAAACATCACTCGGAAGAAGTAAATCAGACAGAAAAAAAATTGCAGTGACGGAAGACGGCAAATCGGCGATTACCGAATACAAAGTCATCGAAGAATTCGAATACCTTTCCCTCATTCAATGTAAACTCCGGACAGGTCGAACGCATCAAATCCGCGTCCACATGCACCACATCGGTCATCCCGTGTTCGGCGACCCGACGTATGGCGGAAGAAAAATCTCCTTCGGCGAAACAGATAACAAACGAAAACAGGAAGTCCATCATTTGCTGGAAATCCTCCCGCGTCAGGCGCTCCACGCAAAAAGAATTTCCTTCATCCACCCTACCTCAAAAGAAACGATGGTGTTTGAATCTGAACTGCCAATAGATATTTCATCCGTTCTGAAGATTTTACAATCTCATTAG
- the lspA gene encoding signal peptidase II, translating into MRILFLSLFIVIADQLTKLWVKGISLPSLGIEFQGYPYGYSQQIWGDFLRMTYIENPGMAFGIDIGGKLFFSIFSIIASIGIIFYLYKVREESIFFRLSLALILGGAVGNLIDRVFYGVIFDEAPLFYGRVVDFIDADFFNINLFGYHLNRWPVFNIADASVTCGVVLLLFAQKTLKQETPALQQSITPDINNMGSAESPSLPESSQAPQL; encoded by the coding sequence ATGCGAATATTATTTCTCAGTCTTTTCATCGTCATCGCTGACCAACTCACAAAATTGTGGGTGAAAGGAATCAGTCTCCCTTCGCTTGGGATTGAGTTTCAGGGCTATCCCTACGGATACAGTCAACAAATTTGGGGAGATTTCCTCCGGATGACGTACATCGAAAATCCGGGAATGGCGTTCGGGATTGACATAGGTGGAAAATTATTTTTCTCCATCTTTTCCATTATCGCAAGCATCGGAATTATTTTTTATCTCTACAAGGTACGTGAAGAATCCATTTTCTTCCGACTTTCCCTTGCATTGATTCTCGGTGGTGCGGTCGGGAACCTGATTGACCGCGTTTTCTACGGAGTGATTTTTGATGAAGCGCCTTTATTCTATGGTCGTGTAGTTGATTTTATTGATGCTGATTTCTTTAACATCAATCTCTTCGGATATCACCTTAACCGATGGCCCGTGTTTAATATTGCCGATGCTTCTGTAACATGCGGCGTAGTATTGCTCCTCTTCGCTCAGAAAACATTGAAGCAGGAAACTCCTGCACTCCAACAATCCATTACTCCGGACATCAATAATATGGGGTCTGCGGAATCTCCTTCTCTTCCCGAAAGTTCCCAAGCGCCTCAACTTTGA
- a CDS encoding isoleucine--tRNA ligase, translated as MPFVLWLKLKPKSTIITYLFNFNILDYDLVDTDELNRNKNPHIFQISGPQAFCVVEADFVTTEDGSGIVHMAPAYGEDDYQTGRKYGLPTIHPVNKSGEFNPEVTDFAGKFVKDADADIIRNLKERHILYKKETITHSYPHCWRCKTPLLYYARESWYIATTKYAQRMVELNKTINWYPPEVGEGRFGNWLAENKDWSLSRDRLWGTPLPIWICSDCGKQHCVGSVSELQEVSGLRFQVSDNKQETENRKLETENRKLDLHKPFVDEITWNCSCGGTMKRTPELIDVWYDSGAMPFAQWHYPFENKELIDSGEQHPADFICEGIDQTRGWFYSLHSISTFLFDRPAYKNLLVNDLILDKDGKKMSKSLKNTVDPFMIIDKYGADTTRWYLVTNSPPWRPTLFNEEGMGDTQRKFFSTLLNTYSFFSMYANIDGFTFDGPGIKVQERPEIDRWIISVMNSLIKDYIAAMETYDVTKAARAVSDFTIDQLSNWYVRRNRRRFWSKALPADANLAAKDKASAYQTLYECLLTISTLIAPFSPFIADELYRNLNSESKREPFESVHLAEMPTPDESVIDAELESRMQKTETIVSLVRAIRNKANLKVRLPLKRIILPIAEEKKRHEIEMMEAIILEEINVKKIDYVHDDSEIVSKKVKPNFKSLGPKHGKGVQPVANAIRNFTPADIKQLQTNGSLTMPLNGSDVVIALEDVEIIHEDIKGWLVESDGTITVALDTELTPELIEEGFAREFVNRVQNMRKDADFEVMDRIKIYFSGTESLTKALRTFDKYIMNETLAIELNNNFQQGDFSVEDEINGERCSVGIQRVTN; from the coding sequence ATGCCTTTTGTACTCTGGTTAAAGTTGAAACCTAAGTCAACAATTATTACTTATCTATTTAACTTCAATATCTTAGATTATGATTTAGTCGATACAGATGAACTAAATCGAAATAAAAATCCGCATATATTTCAGATTTCTGGACCTCAAGCATTTTGTGTAGTTGAAGCAGACTTTGTAACAACGGAAGATGGTTCCGGTATCGTCCACATGGCCCCTGCATACGGCGAAGATGATTATCAAACAGGTCGCAAATACGGACTTCCGACAATCCATCCGGTCAACAAAAGCGGTGAGTTCAATCCCGAGGTAACCGACTTTGCAGGAAAGTTTGTGAAAGATGCCGACGCGGACATCATCCGCAATCTCAAAGAGCGTCATATTCTTTATAAGAAAGAGACTATCACGCACAGTTACCCACATTGCTGGAGATGTAAAACTCCGCTTTTGTATTATGCACGTGAATCGTGGTACATCGCCACCACAAAATATGCACAGCGCATGGTGGAGTTGAACAAGACAATCAATTGGTACCCGCCCGAAGTCGGCGAAGGACGTTTTGGAAACTGGCTTGCAGAAAACAAAGACTGGTCTCTCTCCCGCGACCGTTTATGGGGAACACCGCTTCCTATCTGGATTTGTTCCGATTGTGGAAAGCAACATTGTGTCGGTAGCGTTTCTGAACTTCAGGAGGTTTCAGGTTTGAGGTTTCAGGTTTCAGATAATAAACAGGAAACTGAAAACAGGAAACTGGAAACTGAAAACAGAAAACTCGATTTACACAAACCTTTCGTTGATGAAATCACATGGAACTGTTCTTGCGGCGGAACGATGAAGCGAACTCCAGAACTGATTGATGTCTGGTACGATTCGGGTGCGATGCCGTTTGCACAGTGGCATTATCCGTTCGAGAACAAAGAGTTGATTGACTCCGGCGAACAACATCCGGCTGATTTTATCTGCGAAGGAATTGACCAAACACGCGGTTGGTTTTATTCACTTCACTCCATCAGCACATTTTTGTTTGACAGACCTGCGTACAAAAATCTTCTTGTCAACGATTTGATTCTTGACAAAGACGGAAAGAAAATGTCCAAGTCGTTGAAGAACACGGTTGACCCGTTCATGATTATTGACAAGTACGGCGCGGATACAACGCGCTGGTATCTTGTTACCAACAGTCCGCCCTGGCGACCAACGTTGTTCAATGAAGAAGGAATGGGCGATACGCAAAGAAAATTCTTCAGCACGTTGTTGAACACGTATTCCTTCTTCAGTATGTACGCGAATATTGATGGTTTCACGTTCGATGGTCCCGGCATCAAAGTACAAGAACGACCGGAGATTGACAGATGGATAATTTCCGTGATGAATTCGCTCATCAAAGATTATATTGCGGCAATGGAAACATACGACGTGACAAAAGCCGCGCGCGCCGTCAGCGATTTCACGATTGACCAACTATCAAACTGGTATGTGCGACGCAACCGCCGACGGTTCTGGTCGAAAGCGTTACCGGCCGATGCGAACCTTGCGGCGAAAGATAAAGCGTCCGCTTATCAAACATTGTATGAGTGCTTGCTGACAATTTCGACATTGATTGCGCCCTTCTCTCCGTTCATTGCCGATGAATTGTATCGTAACTTGAACAGCGAATCGAAACGTGAACCGTTTGAATCGGTTCATCTTGCAGAGATGCCGACGCCGGATGAATCGGTGATTGATGCAGAACTTGAATCACGAATGCAGAAAACCGAAACAATCGTTTCACTCGTCCGTGCTATCCGAAACAAGGCAAATCTCAAAGTTCGTTTACCCCTCAAACGAATCATTCTTCCGATTGCTGAAGAGAAAAAGCGTCACGAAATCGAGATGATGGAAGCAATAATTCTGGAAGAAATCAATGTCAAAAAAATTGATTATGTTCATGATGATTCAGAAATTGTCTCGAAGAAAGTGAAGCCGAATTTCAAATCGCTCGGACCGAAACATGGCAAAGGCGTTCAACCGGTCGCAAATGCAATTCGGAACTTTACTCCGGCTGATATCAAACAACTACAAACAAACGGAAGTTTGACCATGCCGTTGAACGGGAGTGATGTTGTCATCGCTCTTGAAGATGTTGAAATCATTCACGAAGACATCAAAGGTTGGTTGGTCGAGTCAGACGGAACAATAACCGTTGCGCTTGATACTGAACTTACGCCTGAACTCATCGAAGAAGGATTTGCCCGTGAGTTTGTGAACCGCGTGCAGAACATGCGCAAGGATGCCGATTTTGAAGTGATGGACAGAATCAAAATTTATTTCAGCGGAACAGAATCTTTAACAAAAGCGTTACGTACATTCGATAAGTACATTATGAACGAAACGCTTGCAATAGAATTGAATAATAATTTCCAGCAAGGCGACTTCTCGGTTGAGGATGAAATCAACGGAGAACGTTGCTCGGTTGGAATTCAACGAGTTACAAATTAA
- a CDS encoding PD40 domain-containing protein: MNKLFLSCLLLFCTVSVALTQSTEFGKNKVQYKNFDWYFIQSTHFDVYFSDGGEYLSEYTADVAESSYNSISKSFRYQITNRIPIVVYNSHNDFQQTNVVNSYLEEGIGGVTELFKNRVVLPFEGDYAKFRHVIHHELVHAVINDMFYGGSLQNIIANNITLQLPLWFNEGLAEYESLKWDTDSDMFLRDATVHEYLPPIQFLDGYFAYRGGQSLWYYIATKYGEEKIGDILMRVKSSRSVEEGFRSAIGLNIKELSERWEKEQKVLYWPDIAKRNEPVDYARRITDHTEDGSFYNTSPSLSPLGDKIAYISNQDDYFDVFISSTIEGSSPSKLIKGQRTADFEELHLLTPGMAWSPDGKEVALAAKSGEQDAIILVEVESQDEQKIEFHLDGIFSIDWSQDGNYLTFGGSKNGQSDIYVYNFTTKELKNITNDIFSDADPAWSPDGKSIYFVSDRSEHLSLMNNQQNFKMQTYANRKTDVYKINVENSVVTRLTDTPLNDEAGPTPLSDGKHLLLISDLNGINNVYSLDLQTDSLRPLTNSLTGIYQISLSRDGNKMAFSSLHKGGFDLFLMRTPNEKKLASSTIEPTEFIKRLTKVETQSDSVSSTQHQLDISDDVIVKTDVSESTTRREEKSAIDLRHYIFDERYQKPDEEPTDSATKASFQNNVDKEGKYVVNKYRLNFSPDIVYGAAGYNTFYGIQGSTIMAFSDMLGNHQIYLLTNLMFDLKNSDYALAYFYLPKRIDWGIQGFHSARFIALDDGLTDGSLYRFRNYGASLMATYPLDKFRRLDFGLGWLNVTRENLSYDFFPLQQRSVITPSISYIHDNTLWGMIAPANGTRYNISLLGSPKLGENSLGFYSVTADYRRYFKLWKNYTFALRFAGGGSFGENPQRFIVGGVDNWINRKFEDDRLPIENAEDYIFLTSGIPLRGYNYAAKEGTKYAMTNMEFRFPFFGYVAAGPLPVFFQSLNGIFFLDVGTAWHSASNFKGFDKDELGNTYAKDLLIGTGYGLRMIFLGFLVKMDVAWTIDFQSSSHPRYNISLGADY, from the coding sequence GTGAATAAACTTTTTCTTTCTTGTTTGCTATTGTTTTGCACCGTCAGTGTTGCGCTTACTCAATCAACAGAATTCGGCAAAAACAAAGTCCAGTACAAAAACTTCGATTGGTATTTCATCCAATCAACCCACTTTGATGTTTATTTTTCCGATGGCGGAGAATACCTTTCAGAATACACTGCCGATGTTGCGGAATCCTCTTACAACTCCATCAGCAAATCGTTCCGTTATCAAATAACGAACAGAATTCCGATTGTCGTTTATAATTCTCACAACGATTTTCAACAAACAAACGTCGTCAACTCGTACCTCGAAGAAGGCATCGGAGGTGTAACAGAACTATTCAAGAATCGCGTTGTACTTCCGTTCGAAGGAGATTACGCCAAGTTCCGCCATGTCATCCACCACGAACTTGTTCACGCTGTCATCAACGATATGTTTTACGGCGGCTCACTGCAAAACATCATTGCCAATAACATCACGCTCCAACTCCCCTTGTGGTTCAACGAAGGACTTGCCGAATACGAATCGCTCAAGTGGGATACCGACTCCGATATGTTCCTTCGTGATGCAACCGTGCATGAATATTTACCGCCGATTCAATTTCTTGATGGCTACTTTGCCTATCGCGGCGGACAATCGCTATGGTATTACATCGCGACAAAATATGGTGAGGAAAAAATTGGGGATATTCTCATGCGAGTTAAATCCTCGCGCAGTGTTGAAGAAGGTTTCCGCTCTGCCATCGGCCTGAATATCAAAGAACTTTCAGAGCGATGGGAGAAAGAACAAAAAGTTCTCTATTGGCCCGACATTGCAAAGAGAAATGAGCCGGTTGATTATGCGCGACGCATCACCGACCACACGGAAGATGGAAGTTTTTACAACACAAGCCCGTCGCTTTCTCCGCTCGGCGACAAAATCGCATACATCTCAAATCAGGATGATTATTTTGATGTGTTCATCTCCAGCACCATCGAAGGTTCTTCGCCATCAAAGTTGATTAAAGGACAACGCACCGCTGACTTTGAAGAATTACATCTGCTCACGCCCGGCATGGCATGGTCTCCTGATGGAAAAGAAGTAGCGCTTGCGGCAAAAAGCGGAGAGCAGGATGCGATCATTCTTGTTGAAGTTGAATCGCAGGACGAACAGAAAATCGAATTTCATCTCGATGGAATTTTTTCTATTGATTGGTCGCAGGATGGAAACTACTTGACTTTCGGCGGCTCGAAAAACGGCCAATCCGATATTTATGTGTACAATTTCACGACAAAAGAATTGAAGAACATCACGAACGATATCTTCAGCGATGCCGACCCCGCGTGGTCTCCCGATGGAAAATCAATTTACTTTGTTTCCGATAGGAGCGAACATCTCTCGTTGATGAACAATCAACAGAATTTTAAGATGCAAACATATGCAAATCGGAAAACGGATGTCTATAAAATTAATGTTGAAAATTCAGTCGTAACCCGCCTGACCGATACCCCGCTCAACGACGAAGCCGGTCCGACTCCACTCTCAGACGGAAAACATCTCCTGCTGATTTCCGATTTGAATGGCATCAACAATGTGTACTCGCTTGATTTACAAACCGATTCACTTCGCCCGCTCACAAATTCGCTGACAGGAATTTATCAAATTTCTCTGTCGCGTGATGGAAACAAGATGGCGTTTTCTTCTCTGCACAAAGGCGGGTTTGATTTATTTTTAATGCGAACTCCCAACGAGAAAAAACTTGCGTCATCAACCATCGAGCCAACCGAGTTTATCAAACGACTAACAAAAGTTGAAACTCAAAGCGATTCCGTCTCATCCACGCAACATCAATTGGATATTTCCGATGATGTCATCGTCAAAACCGATGTTTCCGAATCTACAACGCGGCGGGAGGAAAAATCCGCTATTGACCTTCGACACTACATCTTCGATGAACGCTATCAAAAACCGGATGAAGAACCGACCGATTCGGCTACTAAAGCATCGTTTCAAAACAATGTTGATAAAGAAGGAAAATATGTCGTCAACAAATATCGCCTGAATTTCTCTCCCGACATTGTCTATGGTGCGGCGGGCTACAATACGTTTTACGGAATCCAAGGCTCAACCATCATGGCATTCAGCGACATGCTGGGCAATCACCAGATTTATCTCCTCACCAATCTTATGTTCGATTTGAAGAACAGCGATTACGCTCTCGCCTACTTCTATCTCCCCAAACGAATTGATTGGGGTATTCAGGGATTTCACAGCGCACGCTTCATCGCTCTCGATGACGGACTAACAGACGGAAGCCTCTACCGGTTCAGAAACTACGGCGCAAGTCTCATGGCAACATATCCGCTCGACAAATTCCGTCGTTTGGATTTTGGTCTCGGTTGGTTGAATGTCACCCGCGAAAATCTTTCGTACGATTTCTTCCCGCTTCAACAACGCTCGGTCATCACTCCGTCAATCAGTTATATCCATGACAATACATTATGGGGAATGATTGCCCCGGCAAACGGAACACGTTACAATATCAGTCTGCTCGGCAGTCCGAAACTCGGAGAAAACTCACTCGGCTTTTATAGTGTCACTGCAGATTACCGTCGCTATTTCAAACTATGGAAAAACTACACGTTTGCGTTGCGTTTTGCAGGCGGCGGAAGTTTTGGAGAGAACCCACAACGCTTCATCGTCGGCGGTGTTGATAATTGGATTAACAGAAAATTTGAAGACGACCGGCTCCCTATCGAAAATGCGGAAGATTATATTTTCCTCACGTCTGGAATTCCCCTTCGGGGCTACAACTACGCGGCAAAGGAAGGAACAAAGTACGCTATGACAAACATGGAATTCCGCTTCCCGTTTTTTGGATATGTTGCCGCAGGTCCTCTTCCGGTCTTCTTCCAAAGTTTGAACGGAATCTTTTTCCTTGATGTCGGCACCGCCTGGCACTCCGCATCTAACTTCAAGGGCTTCGACAAAGACGAACTTGGAAACACGTATGCAAAAGATTTATTGATAGGAACCGGTTACGGCTTACGAATGATCTTCCTCGGCTTCCTCGTCAAAATGGATGTCGCCTGGACGATTGATTTCCAATCCTCGTCACATCCACGGTATAATATTTCTTTGGGGGCGGATTATTAA